In Psychrobacter sp. JCM 18902, a single window of DNA contains:
- a CDS encoding McrC family protein translates to MIQVREYAQLTTDKTACPSLDLAIIEQETFDWLVGLSEKESYGRFITYKRPQYLQLQSYVGYLESPCGEGIEILPKTGLGAQEPNKSRDVLCKMLRSTLNLSHKEAQSASLNRMNLPIHEWIYYQFLYLLKELVASGLRFDYQRIEEESRFIRGQLDIVVQQRQTVGRAHLFNIRHDVYHPNRLENQLIKTALNYVQQHCRSSENWRLANELSHILDPITSLREPLNSMPKWSDIKILQSYRAIKPWCQLILEKLNPNFQKGEHRGIALLFPMEILFEKYVANYLQRDIQAPWQLTTQASSKHMVCDQEGLKPRFQLRPDLLISKERKNYHILDTKWKLINLSDNDNDYNISHSDIYQLFAYGHKYLDGSGDMMLIYPKHHQFEIPLECFYLAEKLRLWAIPFCIETDKLVIGEWVERFPSLPQT, encoded by the coding sequence ATGATTCAAGTCAGAGAATATGCTCAGCTGACTACAGATAAGACAGCATGCCCTAGCTTAGACTTAGCTATCATCGAGCAAGAAACTTTTGATTGGTTAGTGGGATTAAGTGAAAAAGAGAGCTATGGACGGTTTATTACTTATAAGCGTCCACAATACTTGCAGCTACAATCTTACGTAGGTTACTTAGAAAGTCCTTGCGGCGAAGGTATTGAGATACTACCAAAGACAGGATTAGGTGCTCAAGAGCCAAACAAGAGCAGAGATGTCTTATGCAAAATGCTAAGATCCACTTTAAACCTATCTCACAAAGAGGCTCAATCTGCCAGTCTCAATCGAATGAACTTACCTATTCATGAGTGGATATACTATCAGTTTTTATATCTGTTAAAGGAGTTGGTAGCGTCTGGGCTCAGATTTGATTATCAAAGAATCGAAGAAGAAAGTAGATTTATTCGTGGCCAACTTGATATTGTAGTTCAACAAAGACAAACGGTTGGCCGAGCTCATCTGTTTAATATTCGTCATGATGTCTATCATCCCAATCGACTTGAGAACCAATTAATTAAAACGGCATTAAATTACGTACAGCAGCACTGTAGGAGTTCTGAGAACTGGCGACTGGCTAATGAGCTATCACACATCTTAGACCCTATAACGAGTCTTAGAGAGCCTTTAAACTCAATGCCTAAATGGTCAGACATCAAAATATTGCAATCCTACCGAGCGATAAAGCCATGGTGCCAACTAATACTTGAAAAGCTTAATCCAAACTTTCAAAAGGGAGAGCACCGGGGTATTGCATTGTTATTCCCAATGGAAATTTTGTTCGAGAAGTATGTGGCGAACTACTTACAACGAGACATCCAGGCGCCCTGGCAACTAACAACACAAGCTTCTAGTAAGCACATGGTGTGTGACCAAGAAGGTTTAAAACCGCGCTTTCAGTTAAGGCCTGATTTATTAATTAGTAAAGAAAGAAAAAATTATCATATACTCGATACCAAATGGAAGTTAATAAACTTAAGCGACAATGATAACGACTACAATATCAGTCATTCAGATATTTATCAGTTGTTTGCTTATGGTCATAAGTATTTAGATGGGAGTGGAGACATGATGCTTATTTATCCTAAGCATCATCAGTTCGAAATACCTTTGGAGTGTTTTTATTTAGCAGAAAAATTGAGGTTGTGGGCAATACCATTTTGTATTGAAACTGACAAATTGGTTATCGGTGAATGGGTAGAAAGGTTTCCGTCTTTACCTCAAACTTAG
- a CDS encoding 3-deoxy-D-manno-octulosonic acid transferase: MPSSPISSDCALEATDPVLLASRTVYTAPLYYQCAIGLLKPLYRLQVWQRSHNRDNYQQEVAQRFGKQYPPRPVAKVTNAQTDKGVIWCHAVSLGETNTVAPLLDTLLADGYQIWLTNTTQTGFARGASRFADDIAQGRMSHSYVPVDSPTVIEAFLAHVKPIAALFVETELWANILTKLSEHHIPSILVNGRLSASSFKSYQKIAAVSASMMKNLTLIIAQDSDSAKRFRQLGANSAQIRVAGSLKWVINTPQIEDKAADIETNIEDNYTENSSIPNQYSESVKESTLAKEMNIAGRPIWVAASTHSGEEETALSLHQQLLSHPALADALLIIVPRHPERFDEVAALIQASELTMARRSAEDSIHVDTQVYLADSMGELMAWYKLADVALVGGSLVDVGGHNPVEPASVATPVLMGRYTQSCQSVVDKLAEVGALYQPNNVFYRPVTVNAATTNDDASQQSSRKKPTAKEEVALIYQQLVSWLSDLEVAEQAGQAGARMTRQQQAVLTRQFTMIKEVVEQHAIQQPSQELL; the protein is encoded by the coding sequence ATGCCATCTTCTCCTATATCCTCTGATTGTGCTTTGGAAGCGACTGACCCAGTATTGTTGGCCAGCCGCACTGTTTATACTGCGCCTTTGTATTATCAGTGCGCCATTGGCTTACTTAAGCCGCTATATCGACTGCAAGTTTGGCAACGCTCACACAACCGCGACAACTATCAGCAGGAAGTGGCGCAGCGTTTTGGCAAACAATATCCACCGCGACCAGTGGCTAAAGTGACTAATGCGCAAACTGATAAAGGCGTTATTTGGTGTCATGCGGTGTCATTGGGCGAGACCAATACCGTCGCGCCATTATTAGATACATTATTGGCTGATGGCTATCAGATATGGCTAACCAATACCACGCAGACAGGTTTTGCTCGCGGTGCTAGTCGTTTCGCCGATGATATTGCTCAAGGTCGGATGAGCCATAGCTACGTACCTGTCGACAGCCCAACTGTGATTGAGGCTTTTTTGGCGCATGTCAAGCCCATCGCTGCTCTGTTTGTCGAAACAGAACTATGGGCAAATATCCTAACCAAATTATCCGAACACCATATTCCCAGTATCTTGGTCAACGGTCGGCTGTCAGCGTCTTCTTTTAAAAGTTATCAAAAAATTGCTGCGGTCAGTGCCAGTATGATGAAAAATCTGACTTTGATTATCGCTCAAGACAGCGACTCTGCTAAACGCTTTCGACAATTGGGTGCGAATAGCGCGCAAATTCGTGTCGCAGGTTCACTCAAATGGGTGATTAATACGCCTCAAATTGAAGATAAAGCGGCTGATATAGAAACTAATATAGAAGATAACTATACAGAAAATTCTAGTATACCAAACCAATATTCTGAATCGGTCAAAGAGTCTACATTAGCAAAAGAGATGAATATCGCTGGTCGACCGATTTGGGTTGCTGCAAGTACCCATAGTGGTGAAGAAGAGACGGCACTATCATTGCATCAACAGCTATTGTCTCATCCCGCGCTCGCTGATGCGCTGCTTATCATTGTACCTAGACATCCTGAACGTTTTGATGAGGTAGCAGCGCTCATTCAAGCGTCTGAATTAACAATGGCACGGCGTAGTGCAGAAGATAGCATTCATGTAGACACACAAGTCTATCTGGCTGATAGCATGGGTGAGCTGATGGCGTGGTATAAGTTGGCAGATGTGGCACTGGTCGGCGGCTCATTAGTGGATGTCGGTGGGCACAATCCCGTTGAGCCAGCGAGTGTGGCAACGCCTGTACTCATGGGGCGCTATACGCAGTCTTGTCAAAGCGTGGTGGATAAATTGGCGGAGGTCGGCGCGTTATATCAGCCAAACAATGTTTTCTATCGTCCCGTTACTGTTAATGCGGCTACTACTAATGATGATGCGAGTCAACAATCCTCTCGTAAGAAGCCTACCGCTAAAGAGGAGGTAGCGCTCATTTATCAGCAGCTAGTGTCTTGGCTCAGTGATCTTGAGGTAGCGGAACAAGCAGGGCAAGCTGGCGCGCGAATGACGAGACAACAGCAAGCCGTATTGACCCGCCAATTTACCATGATTAAAGAGGTTGTCGAGCAGCATGCTATTCAACAACCAAGCCAAGAGCTGCTATGA
- a CDS encoding AAA family ATPase, whose product MDTTKIDSDLVSKIIELSQDDAITSRPEGVEELYEEFSSKFPKKKITELNQEQYCLGHGSITDNYCRWIERGLQPIFGRYMPGTARGHLLYLKKDGTLYKHQALSDLSDDDALSYVLKIHQVIIDADVNADITWIDQDNEVYDRAGVEPRCVMGAGRRARLISIYNPDAILPISSTDHIEHFLKAFDVPESKIPPYNHVIQRLLMLTDIYQVIKKERNLDITPHEFMSVLYSEQLDIKPSRISIYKDVNEELDDLTINMLNNDALNRILYGPPGTGKTYHTTELAVQCVAPDWYESLNNDKFKRQKIKDKYDELTAKGRIAFTTFHQSFAYEDFVEGIRAEAIKDEDNKSNISYAVKNGIFKEIANAAAGELIRNNLIGISQEPSVWKISLGQRYETEFRKKCIEAGEARIGWENTGNLNIDFNNRSKDEKEYFLQQSLQKQNSITNFCEGIQVGDIILCLETRTSIEAIGIVTSEYIYKENASDEFSGYPHVRKVNWFVSDISLDIRHLNNGKSLEINTCVPLPNLSWINLLEELESYGYLSDEELDESSTLEDNYVLIIDEINRGNISRIFGELITLLEPDKRKGGSDARKVILPYSKSPFSVPSNLYVLGTMNTADKSLAQLDLALRRRFDFIELLPKPELLEGVEVYDIEIADLLEVINQRIEVLLDREHTIGHSYFWSLKDLNTDDEKEIELGNIFKRRIIPLLQEYFFSDWERIGWVLNDPSKLHNEKFIQTGSILPKVSELFHSSIKGLNDRRYYINETAFNNPESYKKILIQPKSKSSDSEE is encoded by the coding sequence ATGGATACAACAAAAATAGATAGTGATTTAGTATCGAAGATTATTGAGTTAAGCCAAGACGATGCGATTACAAGTAGACCAGAAGGTGTTGAAGAGCTTTATGAAGAGTTTTCAAGCAAGTTTCCAAAAAAGAAAATAACTGAATTGAATCAGGAGCAATACTGCTTAGGTCATGGATCTATCACAGATAATTATTGTCGATGGATAGAGCGCGGTCTACAGCCTATATTTGGTCGTTATATGCCGGGTACGGCGAGAGGTCATCTACTTTATTTAAAAAAAGATGGAACACTATATAAGCATCAAGCCTTAAGCGACCTGAGTGACGATGACGCATTAAGTTATGTTCTTAAGATACATCAGGTGATAATCGATGCTGACGTTAACGCTGATATCACTTGGATTGACCAAGATAATGAGGTGTATGATCGTGCAGGCGTAGAGCCTAGATGTGTTATGGGGGCAGGTCGTCGTGCGCGTTTAATATCCATATATAATCCAGATGCTATCTTGCCAATTTCATCTACCGACCATATCGAACACTTCCTGAAAGCGTTTGATGTTCCAGAATCAAAAATACCACCTTATAATCATGTCATCCAACGCTTATTGATGCTTACCGATATATACCAAGTTATTAAAAAGGAACGTAATTTAGATATCACTCCGCATGAGTTCATGTCTGTTCTTTACAGTGAGCAATTAGATATTAAGCCAAGCAGAATATCTATCTATAAGGATGTCAATGAAGAATTAGATGATCTAACAATTAATATGCTTAATAATGATGCGCTTAATCGTATCCTCTACGGTCCTCCGGGTACAGGCAAGACGTACCATACTACCGAACTAGCTGTACAGTGCGTTGCTCCTGATTGGTATGAATCTTTAAACAATGACAAATTCAAGCGTCAAAAGATCAAAGATAAGTATGATGAACTAACAGCGAAAGGGCGTATTGCATTTACGACCTTTCATCAAAGCTTTGCTTATGAAGATTTTGTTGAGGGAATTAGAGCAGAAGCTATAAAAGACGAAGATAATAAATCAAATATTAGTTACGCTGTGAAGAACGGTATTTTTAAAGAGATAGCTAACGCTGCTGCTGGAGAACTAATTAGAAATAATCTAATAGGAATATCTCAAGAGCCGAGCGTATGGAAAATCTCTCTAGGTCAAAGGTATGAAACCGAGTTTCGCAAAAAGTGTATAGAAGCTGGAGAAGCGAGAATTGGTTGGGAGAATACTGGAAATCTTAATATTGATTTTAATAATAGATCTAAGGATGAAAAAGAATATTTTCTTCAACAAAGTCTTCAAAAACAAAATTCTATCACTAATTTTTGTGAAGGTATTCAGGTTGGAGACATTATTCTATGTTTAGAAACTAGGACTTCCATTGAGGCAATAGGCATAGTCACTTCTGAATATATTTATAAGGAAAATGCATCTGATGAATTTTCTGGATACCCACACGTTCGCAAGGTTAATTGGTTTGTAAGCGATATATCGCTGGATATACGTCATTTAAACAATGGTAAATCATTAGAAATAAATACCTGTGTACCTTTACCTAACTTAAGCTGGATTAATTTATTGGAAGAGTTAGAAAGTTATGGATATCTTTCAGACGAAGAACTTGATGAGTCTTCAACCTTAGAAGATAATTATGTGTTAATCATAGATGAGATTAACCGAGGTAACATTTCACGAATATTTGGCGAGCTTATCACGTTGCTTGAGCCTGATAAACGTAAGGGTGGCAGTGATGCTCGCAAAGTGATACTGCCATATTCAAAATCACCATTCTCAGTGCCATCAAACCTTTATGTTTTGGGTACGATGAATACCGCTGATAAATCTCTTGCACAGTTAGATTTAGCATTACGCCGCCGATTTGATTTTATTGAGCTATTACCTAAACCTGAACTATTAGAAGGTGTAGAAGTATACGATATAGAAATCGCTGATTTATTGGAAGTAATCAATCAGCGTATTGAAGTACTTTTAGATCGTGAACACACTATAGGTCACTCATACTTTTGGTCGTTAAAAGACTTGAATACAGATGACGAAAAAGAAATTGAACTAGGCAATATTTTTAAGAGACGTATTATCCCTTTACTGCAAGAATACTTCTTTTCAGATTGGGAACGTATTGGTTGGGTGTTGAATGACCCTAGTAAACTTCATAATGAAAAATTTATTCAAACAGGAAGTATTCTGCCAAAAGTTAGTGAGTTATTCCATAGTAGTATAAAGGGTCTAAACGATCGTCGTTACTATATCAATGAGACTGCTTTTAACAACCCTGAATCCTATAAGAAAATATTAATCCAGCCTAAGTCTAAATCTTCGGATAGTGAAGAATGA
- a CDS encoding tetratricopeptide repeat protein encodes MYASSASPLTPFDYIAAGYWQDFLADRPIAGGIAYESELRDCILDESLASLQRVDTLLSHIRREMVKTGRWHEETLLLDERYRNFMVFLAFYAGRVLAQQWQSTPHWYGQFELHKRYPELALTTDDFYQHMAVVYCQSADANSVTSLFFALEPIGMRLFGHIDRPFEAVQGGQVASGLYQAVSARLPHAHDNHLASSITPAINISTPNTSASVEHIKTVDSQKPLEKDRLSHTPHDVPESQNLSQQENQTKPVLSKSETVQPHTTSENTVLEQPLPSSVPSPQELPTPAIFTQLLVELDNIEAVQTAGNSEYQQAHKVLEQLEQHIAKQSKPRAQIKFSESHLAAKQQALLKLQEAAHAGNSAAMLHLAMYELLGEGLAVDKRAATESGAEWVKQAASKNDSRAQRLLSKMYYQGIGVAQDIDTGKYWLEQAAKNGHAEAASVVGQWQQAQALITTQKQEQHSMKRYQLSFAAILVVAILILIIV; translated from the coding sequence ATGTATGCATCGTCTGCATCACCTCTAACGCCCTTTGACTATATTGCAGCAGGCTATTGGCAAGACTTTTTAGCGGATCGTCCTATCGCTGGTGGTATTGCTTACGAAAGCGAGCTTCGTGATTGTATCTTAGATGAATCATTGGCCAGCTTACAGCGAGTCGATACGCTGCTGTCGCACATACGCCGTGAGATGGTTAAAACTGGTCGATGGCATGAAGAGACATTATTGCTCGATGAACGCTATCGTAACTTTATGGTATTTTTGGCGTTTTATGCAGGGCGAGTATTGGCGCAGCAATGGCAAAGTACGCCGCATTGGTATGGACAGTTTGAGCTACATAAGCGCTATCCTGAACTGGCTCTTACAACCGATGATTTTTATCAACACATGGCGGTTGTCTATTGTCAGTCGGCTGATGCTAATAGCGTTACGTCATTGTTTTTTGCACTAGAGCCGATAGGGATGCGTCTATTTGGTCATATTGATCGGCCGTTTGAGGCGGTACAAGGCGGTCAAGTGGCTAGTGGTCTGTATCAAGCGGTTAGCGCAAGGTTGCCACATGCGCACGACAATCACCTTGCTAGTTCAATCACACCAGCCATTAATATCAGCACACCAAATACAAGCGCTAGTGTAGAGCACATTAAAACAGTTGATAGTCAGAAACCGTTGGAAAAAGACAGGTTGAGTCATACGCCACATGATGTGCCAGAATCTCAGAACCTGTCTCAGCAAGAGAACCAAACTAAGCCTGTGCTGTCTAAATCAGAAACAGTGCAACCTCATACAACCTCAGAAAATACGGTATTAGAGCAGCCACTACCATCGTCAGTGCCTTCTCCTCAAGAATTGCCAACGCCCGCGATTTTTACGCAATTGCTCGTAGAGCTGGATAACATAGAAGCCGTTCAAACGGCTGGCAATAGCGAATATCAGCAAGCCCATAAAGTACTAGAGCAGTTAGAACAGCATATTGCCAAGCAAAGTAAGCCACGCGCGCAAATAAAATTTTCAGAGAGTCATTTGGCGGCAAAACAGCAAGCGTTATTAAAATTACAGGAAGCAGCGCATGCGGGTAATAGCGCTGCCATGCTACATTTGGCAATGTATGAGTTACTTGGTGAAGGGTTAGCCGTTGATAAGCGTGCTGCTACAGAGTCAGGTGCTGAATGGGTTAAGCAGGCCGCCAGCAAAAATGACAGTCGTGCGCAGCGCCTACTAAGCAAGATGTATTACCAAGGCATCGGTGTGGCGCAAGATATAGATACTGGTAAATATTGGCTAGAGCAAGCAGCAAAGAATGGACACGCGGAAGCGGCGAGCGTAGTGGGGCAGTGGCAACAGGCGCAAGCGCTGATAACGACACAAAAACAAGAGCAACATAGCATGAAGCGCTATCAGTTGTCATTCGCCGCCATACTCGTAGTGGCAATATTGATCCTAATTATTGTCTAA
- a CDS encoding 16S rRNA (uracil(1498)-N(3))-methyltransferase has translation MNCLLLPIENFSSDAAYIDELSQINHVNKVLTAKVGDTLKIGQMGGHLGTAVIESIRSDAIELRDIQLTTAPPPKLDLTVVLALPRPKVLRRLIMDMTALGVRDIILINSYRTQKSYWQSPMLERLDEFVLEGLQQGVDTIAPRITLQKRFKPFVEDELAGLVTNRAIVAHPYSELSFTQYLQQPPSLGLPRLVCIGSEGGWIDYEIALLATQGCAAVTIGSRILRTEAAVNVILGQWLLS, from the coding sequence ATGAATTGTCTATTATTACCCATTGAAAACTTCTCTTCGGATGCGGCATATATTGATGAATTATCACAAATAAATCACGTCAATAAAGTGCTAACAGCAAAAGTTGGTGATACGCTGAAAATCGGTCAAATGGGCGGTCATTTGGGCACTGCTGTGATTGAGAGCATCCGCTCTGATGCTATTGAGTTGCGTGATATTCAGCTCACCACTGCGCCGCCACCAAAGCTAGATTTGACCGTTGTGTTGGCACTACCACGTCCTAAAGTGCTACGCCGCTTAATTATGGATATGACCGCGCTTGGGGTGCGCGATATCATCTTAATCAACAGCTATCGCACGCAAAAAAGCTATTGGCAAAGTCCGATGCTTGAGCGCCTTGATGAGTTTGTATTAGAAGGGCTGCAACAAGGGGTTGACACCATAGCGCCTCGTATCACTTTACAAAAACGCTTTAAGCCATTCGTGGAAGATGAGCTGGCAGGTTTGGTAACCAATCGAGCCATCGTGGCGCACCCGTATAGTGAGCTATCCTTTACACAGTATCTACAACAGCCGCCATCGTTAGGATTGCCAAGGCTGGTTTGTATCGGTAGCGAGGGCGGCTGGATTGATTATGAAATAGCACTGCTTGCCACTCAAGGTTGCGCGGCAGTCACTATAGGCTCGCGTATCCTGCGTACAGAAGCCGCCGTCAATGTGATTTTAGGTCAATGGTTGCTATCGTGA
- a CDS encoding cardiolipin synthase: MEAGIENSTIEQTFTTWSWGDFAGLGLVLHIVLMIVMTLRVVSVQRNIGVSIAWIAMLYTLPLFGFIAYILLGEPMIGRRYRQRVDQASLLMDDMARRENLVFDQGQELLPANYRGVSQIGTRWTGLGVFPNHNMQLLTDPHAIFQRLIEDINAAQSIILMEFYIVYPKGQVLEVIEALSAAAQRGIECHILADSVGSFSFFNSSAHRTLEKAGVFVHQSLPVGLFKTLFKRSDLRNHRKIVVIDEHIGYIGSFNLVDPRFFKQNKNVGQWIDVAIRTTSQHSISITTAMAIVVATDIGAENNDNLDALNQRVNGYTRKLYVMNPTINDLNSRIKVLAGEIDYYKQPNIGSTSIVIPKMPMVEGVLAQLIPSAPQVTAHVIYNTLVTVIHRANKRIRITTPYFVPDEALSGALTIAAKRGVEVTLIVPEKVDSFLVQHASQAYYQELLEAGVTIALFKGGLLHTKTVVIDDDYCLFGTVNIDMRSFYLNMEVSLAIYTPEMVAQVADCQEVYLQSCRFLSLEQWQQRHGAERLFDNVVRLFSPLL, from the coding sequence TTGGAGGCGGGCATAGAAAATTCCACTATTGAACAAACTTTTACGACCTGGTCTTGGGGAGACTTCGCAGGCTTGGGTCTGGTATTGCATATTGTTCTCATGATAGTAATGACGCTACGTGTTGTGTCGGTGCAGCGCAATATCGGTGTATCTATCGCTTGGATTGCTATGCTCTATACCTTGCCTCTTTTTGGTTTCATCGCTTATATACTATTGGGTGAGCCGATGATAGGGCGGCGCTATCGTCAACGGGTAGACCAAGCAAGCTTATTGATGGATGATATGGCACGGCGTGAGAATTTGGTTTTTGATCAAGGACAAGAGCTGCTGCCAGCCAACTACCGCGGTGTCAGTCAAATAGGCACGCGCTGGACGGGGCTGGGCGTGTTTCCTAATCACAATATGCAGCTATTGACGGACCCTCATGCTATTTTCCAGAGATTAATCGAAGATATCAATGCCGCTCAGAGTATTATCTTGATGGAGTTTTATATTGTTTATCCTAAAGGACAAGTACTAGAGGTGATAGAGGCGTTGTCAGCAGCAGCGCAGCGTGGCATTGAGTGTCATATCTTGGCCGATAGCGTGGGCAGCTTTAGTTTTTTTAATAGTAGCGCGCATCGTACATTAGAAAAAGCAGGTGTCTTTGTCCATCAGTCACTACCAGTGGGTTTATTTAAAACCCTGTTTAAGCGCTCTGACTTGCGTAACCATCGTAAAATTGTGGTGATTGATGAGCACATTGGCTATATCGGTAGCTTTAACTTGGTCGATCCAAGATTTTTTAAACAAAATAAAAACGTTGGACAGTGGATCGATGTGGCGATACGCACGACCAGTCAACACTCTATTAGTATTACGACCGCTATGGCGATCGTGGTGGCCACGGATATTGGTGCGGAAAACAATGACAATTTAGACGCGCTCAATCAGCGAGTAAATGGCTATACTCGTAAACTATATGTGATGAACCCAACCATTAATGATTTAAACAGTCGCATAAAGGTATTGGCTGGTGAGATCGACTATTATAAGCAGCCAAATATTGGCTCGACATCGATTGTGATACCGAAGATGCCGATGGTAGAAGGGGTGCTGGCGCAGCTGATACCCTCCGCACCGCAAGTGACAGCCCATGTGATTTACAATACATTGGTGACCGTTATTCATCGCGCCAATAAACGCATTCGCATTACCACACCGTATTTTGTACCTGACGAGGCGCTCTCGGGAGCATTAACAATCGCTGCCAAACGCGGGGTTGAGGTGACGCTGATTGTGCCTGAAAAGGTGGATTCATTTCTTGTACAGCATGCGTCACAAGCCTATTATCAAGAGCTGCTCGAGGCAGGCGTGACGATTGCCTTGTTTAAGGGTGGTTTGTTGCATACCAAAACAGTGGTTATCGATGATGATTATTGTTTATTTGGTACTGTAAACATCGATATGCGCAGTTTTTATCTAAATATGGAAGTGAGCTTGGCCATTTATACACCAGAGATGGTCGCTCAAGTGGCTGATTGTCAAGAAGTCTACTTACAAAGTTGCCGTTTTCTGAGTTTAGAGCAGTGGCAACAGCGCCATGGTGCAGAGCGTTTATTTGACAATGTGGTACGCTTATTTAGTCCTTTATTGTAG
- a CDS encoding extracellular solute-binding protein, translating into MSLNAISANLTSTKLILPVAVFGMMLGLAGCSNSSTTEESVEAETSAAATEQPAANDGATSEGGQTITIYSSRNEQLIKPLLDRYTEQTGVKIELVTDSTGPLMARLQAEGQNTPADMLLTVDAGNLWQAAQQGLLQPVSSTVLETNVPAKYRDPKGQWTGLSLRARTIFYDPSKVSADQLSTYADLADPKWKGKLCLRTSKKVYNQSLVASMMEHLGEEKTEEIVRGWVANLATDVFSDDTSMLEAIAAGQCEVGIANSYYYGRLLDEKPNFPVKIFWANQGTTGTHVNISGAGVVAGSDNPDGTLKLIEWLSSDEAQGLYASSDKEFPVKVGVDESEMLRSWGEFKKDDINVQKFGELQTQAIQLMDKAGYK; encoded by the coding sequence ATGTCATTGAATGCCATTAGCGCTAACCTAACTTCTACTAAGCTTATCTTGCCTGTTGCTGTATTTGGCATGATGTTGGGACTGGCTGGTTGTAGCAATTCATCTACAACAGAAGAGAGCGTGGAGGCAGAGACATCAGCGGCGGCTACTGAGCAACCAGCTGCTAATGATGGTGCTACGAGTGAAGGTGGTCAGACGATTACTATTTATTCTTCGCGAAATGAGCAGCTGATTAAGCCATTGCTAGACCGTTATACCGAACAGACGGGTGTGAAGATTGAGCTGGTCACAGATAGTACAGGTCCGCTCATGGCGCGTTTGCAAGCTGAAGGTCAGAACACGCCAGCCGATATGCTGCTAACGGTTGATGCCGGTAACTTATGGCAAGCCGCTCAGCAAGGCTTGTTGCAACCAGTATCCTCTACTGTGTTAGAGACCAACGTTCCTGCCAAATATCGTGATCCAAAAGGTCAATGGACAGGGCTATCATTGCGTGCTCGTACGATCTTTTATGACCCAAGTAAAGTCAGTGCCGACCAATTATCTACTTATGCAGATTTAGCTGATCCGAAGTGGAAAGGCAAGTTATGCCTACGTACCTCTAAAAAGGTCTATAACCAGTCGCTTGTGGCCAGTATGATGGAGCATTTGGGCGAAGAGAAAACCGAAGAAATCGTCCGTGGTTGGGTCGCTAACTTAGCGACTGACGTGTTCAGCGATGATACCAGTATGCTAGAAGCCATCGCTGCTGGTCAGTGTGAAGTGGGCATTGCCAATAGTTACTACTACGGTCGTCTGCTCGATGAAAAACCTAACTTCCCTGTGAAAATATTTTGGGCAAACCAAGGCACGACTGGCACACACGTAAATATTTCAGGTGCTGGTGTGGTTGCAGGTTCAGACAATCCAGATGGGACGCTTAAACTGATAGAATGGTTGTCTTCTGATGAGGCGCAAGGTCTTTATGCCAGCTCAGACAAAGAATTCCCAGTAAAAGTAGGGGTTGATGAGTCAGAAATGCTCAGATCATGGGGTGAGTTCAAAAAAGACGATATCAATGTGCAAAAGTTTGGTGAGCTACAAACCCAAGCCATTCAGTTGATGGACAAAGCAGGCTATAAATAA